A section of the Desulfomicrobium apsheronum genome encodes:
- a CDS encoding flagellar hook protein FlgE, whose amino-acid sequence MGLSASLYSGTSGLKAHGEDMTVIGNNISNVSTIGFKGSRMYFEDALSQQITTASGGGQVGRGVSVGAVMGDFSQGSLENTTEATDLAVGGNGFFMVSPAGQEINYYTRAGNFRFDEDGYLVNPQGYRLQGWEVQQANTSAAASGNTSAQPSTGVQIQGVPQDVKLENFQSPPQATSRIDLIVNVDSGSDDKSAVDDAPFTAMFDKYNAQSGQPLAEDSYAYQTTIKVYDENGSSHNLTVYMDPIGDADVTAASGGKKYWEYVVAVPPSDDNRVFAGALIEKKGVLMTGTLTFNAAGELENMSAFTLNDPAVVNPDDKDSWGIANPSANGYPICTANFLGTANGSVTGTATVAENTKNIEINFGVRSKSNSWNPANQTTLQALADLPQTSAGLADMNGLGAKETSALSSTNYSTGSTTIFQAQDGYTAGFLQNISVDRDGVITGRYSNGQVLQLFAVTLATFNNNYALYREGGNLFSETRSSGPPVTGLANTGGKGSIASNSLEQSNVDLATEFVKMITTEKGFQANSKTITTVDQMLTVLIQLKR is encoded by the coding sequence ATGGGTTTGTCAGCATCTCTGTACTCCGGGACCAGTGGTCTCAAGGCTCATGGCGAGGATATGACCGTCATCGGCAACAACATCTCCAACGTCTCGACCATAGGATTCAAGGGCTCGCGCATGTATTTCGAGGATGCGCTGAGCCAGCAGATCACCACCGCTTCCGGGGGCGGGCAGGTGGGGCGAGGAGTTTCCGTAGGCGCGGTAATGGGCGATTTCTCCCAGGGTTCTTTGGAGAACACCACGGAAGCCACTGACCTGGCCGTCGGCGGCAACGGCTTCTTCATGGTTTCGCCCGCCGGGCAGGAAATCAATTATTACACCCGAGCTGGAAATTTCCGTTTTGATGAGGATGGCTATCTGGTCAATCCCCAAGGTTACCGCCTGCAGGGGTGGGAAGTGCAGCAGGCGAATACGAGTGCTGCGGCCAGCGGGAATACATCGGCACAGCCCTCGACCGGCGTGCAGATTCAAGGTGTACCCCAGGACGTGAAGTTGGAGAATTTTCAGTCTCCGCCCCAGGCTACAAGTCGGATAGATTTGATAGTAAACGTAGACTCTGGATCGGATGACAAATCGGCCGTTGATGATGCTCCGTTTACGGCAATGTTCGACAAGTACAACGCACAGTCTGGACAGCCCCTCGCTGAGGATAGTTACGCATATCAAACCACTATTAAAGTTTATGATGAAAATGGCTCTTCTCACAACTTGACCGTGTACATGGATCCTATTGGTGATGCGGACGTTACTGCTGCGTCTGGTGGTAAAAAATATTGGGAGTACGTTGTTGCGGTTCCTCCGAGCGACGACAATCGTGTTTTCGCGGGTGCACTCATCGAGAAAAAAGGTGTTTTGATGACTGGCACCTTGACTTTTAACGCGGCCGGCGAATTGGAAAATATGTCCGCGTTTACTTTGAATGACCCAGCGGTCGTTAACCCGGACGATAAAGATTCGTGGGGAATAGCCAATCCTTCTGCGAACGGATACCCCATATGCACGGCTAACTTCTTGGGGACTGCTAATGGCAGCGTTACGGGAACAGCAACCGTTGCGGAGAATACGAAGAATATCGAGATAAATTTTGGCGTTCGCAGTAAGTCTAACTCATGGAACCCCGCTAACCAAACCACTCTTCAAGCGTTGGCCGATTTACCGCAGACTTCTGCGGGCCTAGCCGACATGAATGGCCTGGGTGCCAAGGAAACCAGCGCTCTGTCATCCACCAACTACAGTACCGGCTCCACGACCATCTTCCAGGCCCAGGATGGGTACACTGCGGGCTTTCTGCAGAACATCTCCGTGGACCGCGACGGGGTCATCACCGGGCGGTACTCCAATGGTCAGGTTTTGCAGCTCTTCGCCGTGACCCTGGCCACGTTCAACAACAACTACGCCCTGTACCGCGAGGGCGGAAACCTCTTCTCCGAGACGCGCTCCTCGGGGCCGCCCGTCACCGGATTGGCCAACACCGGGGGCAAGGGCAGCATCGCCTCCAACTCCCTGGAGC
- a CDS encoding flagellar hook assembly protein FlgD, protein MIDQILQQQGGFYGADTASKNDVLGKDAFLKLLVTQLQNQDPLNPLDDKEFIAQLAQFSSLEQMTNISEGITSLTDKTAQQDMLSAVNYIGKEVTASGDGITKSGNYVTPVYFTLAGAAAQVYANVYDENNNMVRTEKFSSMQAGEFGFTWDGLDYNGNPANSGQYNVYFSAESPTGATVFVDTEVSGTVTALEQGDGETFFRLSDGRKISFSDIKKVIQPVVAEE, encoded by the coding sequence ATGATCGATCAGATTTTGCAGCAGCAGGGCGGTTTTTACGGCGCGGACACGGCATCGAAGAACGATGTCCTGGGCAAGGACGCCTTTTTGAAGCTTCTGGTGACCCAGTTGCAGAATCAGGATCCGCTCAATCCTCTGGACGACAAGGAATTCATTGCCCAGCTGGCGCAGTTTTCGAGCCTTGAGCAGATGACGAATATTTCCGAGGGAATCACCTCCCTCACGGACAAGACCGCCCAGCAGGACATGCTCAGCGCAGTCAACTACATCGGCAAGGAAGTCACGGCTTCGGGAGACGGAATCACCAAGAGCGGAAATTACGTGACTCCGGTCTACTTCACCCTGGCTGGCGCCGCCGCGCAAGTCTACGCCAATGTTTACGATGAAAACAACAATATGGTGCGCACCGAGAAGTTCTCCTCCATGCAGGCCGGGGAGTTTGGATTTACTTGGGACGGTCTGGACTACAACGGGAATCCGGCCAACAGCGGCCAGTACAACGTATATTTTTCAGCGGAAAGCCCAACCGGGGCAACGGTTTTTGTCGATACGGAAGTTTCCGGCACCGTGACCGCTCTGGAACAGGGCGATGGGGAAACTTTCTTCCGCCTGAGCGACGGGCGCAAGATCAGTTTCAGTGACATCAAGAAGGTCATCCAGCCGGTTGTGGCTGAAGAGTAA
- a CDS encoding flagellar hook-length control protein FliK, with protein sequence MEENAGGSAKAAVQEPQASGSGQADSVSAAQSAALDKETGARDVVNADDSTAVAVQELLDSLAEDVRTRGADHDGSVISEKIAALHELLRQFQKSDPVTRSELAVTLGEQIRELKAELTAAGKRSEGTENLGQKTQKASSPVMQKIEALLARLEAHRTAGHEGMSPDKSPDKSPDKSLAKSQAKADASVAVKDGVMDGAQDGQSRAVRSRILEAEAAKGASGEALERKQGGDPKSEIPVALKDGKGSEIGTRPVRSEKQSSDVHGQPGIRVAASEGSAGKSSTALDTPEEALSAQDRHVESVATDAERKHAAAKDQDGAARNGSVVTRTGLLAAADRAAAARDGSGQPVAQDAASLAREGEAASAGSAAAADSKGEKKQPDARQGFFGTQDGEKTSSSTSRAGQVAGNTKTAPESQTLTPASAQTSQSQFQQRMEAPVSARNAEVYQQVENGAFRNLGQGVKQLVIRLDPADLGQVSVILQVRGKEVQAVLRSSNQETSLALNEQLGQLRTQLEAQGLKVGKLEVQTQLADSQSQSQWQGSENHNRYQENQELASSAKRWRTLERVAGGMVRDVQNSGHREKLSQSGLDIFA encoded by the coding sequence GTGGAAGAAAACGCAGGTGGCTCGGCAAAAGCTGCCGTGCAGGAGCCCCAAGCCTCAGGATCCGGGCAGGCTGATTCCGTATCCGCTGCCCAGAGCGCTGCCTTGGATAAAGAGACCGGCGCCAGGGACGTGGTCAATGCGGATGACTCCACCGCTGTAGCGGTGCAGGAGCTGCTCGACAGCCTGGCCGAGGATGTCAGGACGCGGGGCGCGGACCACGATGGCTCCGTCATTTCCGAAAAAATAGCGGCCCTGCACGAACTTCTTCGGCAATTCCAAAAGAGCGATCCCGTGACCCGCAGCGAACTGGCCGTGACCCTGGGCGAGCAGATCAGGGAATTGAAGGCGGAGCTGACTGCGGCCGGGAAACGGAGCGAAGGCACTGAAAATTTGGGACAAAAGACTCAGAAAGCCTCATCTCCTGTGATGCAGAAGATCGAAGCCCTTTTGGCCCGCTTGGAAGCGCATCGGACAGCGGGACATGAGGGCATGAGCCCAGACAAGAGCCCAGACAAGAGCCCGGACAAGAGCCTGGCAAAGAGCCAGGCCAAGGCCGATGCTTCCGTTGCCGTGAAAGACGGCGTCATGGATGGCGCGCAGGACGGACAGTCGCGCGCGGTGAGGTCTCGGATCCTGGAGGCGGAAGCTGCGAAGGGCGCGTCCGGTGAAGCTCTGGAACGCAAGCAGGGCGGTGATCCCAAGTCCGAGATTCCGGTCGCGCTGAAGGACGGCAAGGGCTCTGAGATCGGAACTCGGCCGGTCCGTAGCGAGAAACAGTCTTCGGATGTTCATGGTCAACCCGGAATCCGCGTCGCGGCATCCGAGGGTTCTGCGGGGAAAAGCTCCACGGCCCTTGATACCCCGGAAGAAGCTCTTTCGGCCCAGGATCGGCACGTAGAGTCCGTGGCCACCGACGCGGAGCGCAAGCATGCCGCCGCAAAGGATCAGGACGGCGCCGCCCGCAACGGGAGCGTCGTGACGCGCACTGGCCTGCTGGCTGCCGCCGACAGAGCTGCTGCGGCAAGGGACGGCTCCGGTCAGCCGGTAGCGCAGGACGCGGCTTCCTTGGCGCGTGAGGGTGAAGCCGCTTCTGCCGGGAGCGCTGCGGCTGCGGATTCCAAGGGCGAGAAAAAGCAGCCTGATGCCCGTCAGGGATTTTTCGGCACGCAGGACGGGGAAAAAACATCCTCATCCACCTCCCGCGCCGGCCAGGTCGCCGGGAACACGAAGACAGCACCCGAATCTCAGACGCTGACCCCAGCCTCCGCCCAGACTTCCCAGAGTCAGTTTCAGCAGAGGATGGAGGCACCCGTCAGTGCGCGCAACGCCGAGGTCTATCAGCAGGTTGAGAACGGAGCCTTCAGGAACCTGGGGCAGGGCGTGAAGCAGCTGGTCATTCGCCTTGATCCGGCCGATCTGGGGCAGGTCAGCGTCATTTTGCAGGTGAGGGGCAAGGAAGTGCAAGCCGTGCTCAGATCCAGCAATCAGGAGACCTCTCTGGCCTTGAACGAGCAGTTGGGACAGTTGCGCACGCAGCTCGAAGCTCAGGGGCTCAAGGTCGGGAAACTTGAGGTGCAGACGCAACTGGCCGATTCCCAGAGCCAGTCGCAATGGCAGGGCTCCGAGAATCACAACCGCTACCAGGAAAACCAGGAATTGGCCTCGTCGGCCAAGCGTTGGCGCACTCTGGAACGGGTGGCAGGCGGTATGGTCCGGGATGTGCAAAATAGCGGGCACAGGGAAAAACTTTCCCAAAGCGGCCTGGATATTTTTGCCTGA
- a CDS encoding NAD(P)-binding protein, producing MPEGKICNHEGGVAGIVAAHLLQDSHEVTIFEKENYLGGHTHTVSVPDGPDGGTPVGTGFIVFNEATYPLFIRFLEELEVPSREAQMSFGFH from the coding sequence GTGCCGGAGGGCAAGATTTGCAACCATGAGGGAGGTGTGGCCGGGATCGTGGCAGCGCACCTCTTACAGGATAGCCATGAGGTGACCATTTTCGAGAAGGAAAATTATCTGGGCGGGCACACGCACACTGTCTCGGTCCCGGATGGCCCGGATGGGGGAACCCCGGTGGGTACGGGCTTCATCGTCTTCAACGAAGCCACCTATCCGCTTTTCATCAGATTTCTTGAAGAGCTTGAAGTTCCGTCCAGGGAAGCGCAGATGTCGTTCGGATTTCATTGA
- a CDS encoding ATP-binding protein: MRSWLHIISRLRPATIQAHLIHMVLALVVIQIAVSWHVISGLTEEMLHEQIGQTALQTARTIAQIPRIRQALLEGDPQGEIQTLAENIRTQTGASFVVIGDSAQKRYSHPVPERIGQTFVGGDTGPALQEGKSYVSEAVGTLGRSLRGMTPILDEDKAIIGFVSVGYLSESIHRSISAHLDKPLMYIIGMSVVGILSAVVIAGRLKKLTLGLEPSEITSLYLERVAVLQTIREGVLAIDHYGNIRVANQAARRYAGLSLDERFAGRPASGIIPEAGLEQALRTGQSEFDQERTVNGQELIFNIVPVFQDQKIQGVVASFRRKDELDLLAAELSRVQEYSELLRVQTHEYSNKLHTIAGLIQIEAYREALELVVTESSGYEEFIRFLGESVPHPVIAAIILGKYNRAKELRINFAIDRDSTMADVPKWIRQEKIVTIVGNLLDNAFDAVLTQSQQLRMVEMSFTDLGNDIVFEIEDAGPGVPVDQLERIFEKGVSSKGRGRRGVGLYLVRQRLDELNGQIMVSRGSLGGALFTVVIPKEQT, encoded by the coding sequence ATGCGATCCTGGCTCCACATAATCAGCCGACTGCGGCCCGCCACCATCCAGGCACATCTGATCCACATGGTGCTGGCCCTGGTCGTCATTCAGATTGCCGTCAGCTGGCACGTCATCTCCGGGCTGACCGAAGAAATGCTGCATGAACAGATCGGACAGACGGCCCTGCAAACAGCCCGGACCATCGCCCAGATCCCGCGCATCCGGCAGGCGCTGCTCGAAGGCGACCCGCAAGGGGAAATTCAAACCCTGGCCGAAAACATCCGCACCCAGACCGGTGCATCGTTCGTGGTCATCGGTGACAGCGCGCAGAAGCGCTATTCGCATCCGGTGCCCGAACGCATAGGTCAGACCTTTGTCGGCGGAGACACCGGACCTGCCTTGCAGGAAGGTAAATCCTATGTTTCGGAAGCGGTCGGGACCCTTGGCAGGTCCCTGCGAGGCATGACCCCGATCCTGGACGAGGACAAGGCCATCATCGGCTTCGTATCTGTCGGCTATCTATCCGAAAGCATTCATCGATCCATCTCGGCCCATCTGGACAAGCCGCTCATGTACATCATCGGCATGAGCGTGGTCGGCATCCTGAGCGCCGTGGTCATCGCCGGACGTCTCAAGAAACTGACCCTGGGCCTTGAACCGTCGGAAATAACCAGTCTGTATCTGGAACGCGTGGCCGTCCTGCAGACAATCCGCGAGGGGGTCCTGGCCATCGACCACTATGGCAACATCCGCGTCGCCAACCAGGCTGCGCGACGCTATGCAGGGCTGAGCCTCGATGAACGGTTTGCGGGCAGACCCGCCTCCGGCATCATCCCAGAGGCGGGTCTTGAGCAGGCTCTGCGCACGGGCCAATCCGAGTTTGACCAGGAACGAACCGTCAACGGCCAGGAACTCATCTTCAACATCGTGCCCGTCTTCCAGGACCAGAAAATTCAGGGCGTCGTGGCCAGCTTCAGACGCAAGGACGAGCTTGACCTCCTGGCGGCGGAGCTTTCACGGGTGCAGGAATACTCCGAACTGCTGCGCGTGCAGACCCATGAATATTCGAACAAGCTGCACACCATCGCCGGGCTCATTCAGATCGAAGCCTACCGCGAAGCCCTGGAACTGGTGGTCACCGAGTCCTCGGGCTACGAGGAATTCATCCGATTCCTGGGTGAATCCGTGCCTCATCCGGTCATTGCCGCCATCATCCTCGGCAAGTACAACAGGGCCAAGGAACTCAGGATCAATTTCGCCATCGACCGGGACAGCACCATGGCCGATGTTCCCAAATGGATTCGCCAGGAAAAGATCGTGACCATTGTCGGCAATCTCCTGGACAACGCCTTTGATGCGGTCCTGACGCAGTCGCAGCAACTGCGCATGGTCGAGATGTCCTTCACGGATCTTGGCAACGACATCGTCTTCGAGATCGAGGATGCCGGGCCGGGAGTTCCCGTGGACCAGCTTGAGCGGATTTTCGAGAAAGGGGTTTCATCCAAGGGCCGTGGACGGCGCGGAGTCGGGCTGTATCTGGTCCGCCAGCGCCTGGATGAACTGAACGGACAGATCATGGTCAGCCGCGGCAGCCTGGGTGGCGCTCTTTTCACCGTGGTCATTCCCAAGGAGCAGACATGA
- a CDS encoding response regulator, with product MITRVLVVEDDVRIADLHRRFTERVEGCEVVGIAHRLDDARDMAEALEPHLILLDLYFPEGPGTDLLREIRAQNLEIDVILITAAREVGTLKEALRGGVFDYLIKPVTAERFHECLTKFCAYRERLGLGSAIEQHDVDTLLHPASPCPPLGGGCLPKGIDGLTLAKVRGAFEQTEPAGRSAEDVAELIGISRSTARRYLEYLISEGTLYADVVYGSVGRPERRYFSR from the coding sequence ATGATTACCAGGGTACTTGTTGTCGAAGACGACGTGCGCATCGCGGATCTGCATCGACGTTTCACAGAACGGGTCGAGGGCTGCGAAGTCGTCGGCATCGCCCATCGTCTGGACGACGCGCGGGACATGGCCGAAGCCCTTGAGCCGCACCTCATCCTGCTCGACCTCTATTTCCCGGAAGGCCCCGGCACGGATCTGCTGCGGGAAATCCGGGCCCAAAACCTGGAGATCGACGTCATCCTGATCACCGCCGCGCGCGAAGTCGGAACCTTGAAAGAGGCCCTGCGTGGCGGGGTATTCGACTACCTGATCAAGCCCGTCACCGCCGAGCGCTTCCATGAATGCCTGACCAAATTCTGCGCCTACCGGGAGCGCCTCGGACTTGGGAGCGCCATCGAGCAGCACGACGTGGACACGCTGCTGCATCCCGCAAGTCCCTGCCCGCCCCTGGGTGGCGGCTGCCTGCCCAAGGGCATAGACGGCCTGACCCTGGCCAAGGTGCGCGGCGCGTTCGAGCAAACCGAGCCAGCGGGTCGCAGCGCGGAGGATGTGGCCGAACTGATCGGCATCAGCCGTTCCACCGCGCGCCGGTATCTTGAATATCTCATCTCCGAAGGCACGCTTTACGCCGACGTGGTTTACGGCAGCGTGGGTCGACCCGAACGCCGCTATTTCAGTCGCTGA
- a CDS encoding DctP family TRAP transporter solute-binding subunit, giving the protein MKRFFMCAVLVIAVALTIPAFAKTVLKLGHIAEVSHPYAKGADQFAKLVAEKSGGEMEVQVFPSSQLGSQKDMTEGLIYGTIDMVLTGTADLGQFQPKMSLFDLPFLFKDRTHAYKALDTVGMELGKELEPRGLKLLGYMENGIRHLTNNVRPVATPADMDGLKIRVMSNKIYIETIKSLGGSPTPMAFGELYSAMQQGTVDGQENPSAHIYTKRFFEVQKYASMTAHAYAPEPVLISMITWSKLSDAQKAIIQEAATEAVAWQRKLSTQQDNEYWDKIKGTGKIEVIEVDRAPFMEATQPVWKEFAPTVGQDNIDKVLALGK; this is encoded by the coding sequence ATGAAACGTTTCTTCATGTGTGCAGTCCTTGTGATCGCAGTAGCCCTGACCATTCCCGCCTTTGCCAAAACAGTGCTCAAGCTCGGCCATATCGCCGAAGTCAGCCATCCCTATGCCAAGGGCGCCGACCAATTCGCCAAGCTGGTCGCGGAAAAATCCGGCGGGGAAATGGAAGTCCAGGTCTTCCCGTCCTCCCAGCTGGGCAGCCAGAAGGACATGACCGAAGGCCTCATCTACGGCACCATCGACATGGTCCTGACCGGCACCGCGGACCTGGGGCAGTTCCAGCCCAAGATGTCCCTTTTCGACCTGCCCTTCCTGTTCAAGGACCGCACCCACGCCTACAAGGCCCTTGACACAGTGGGCATGGAACTGGGCAAGGAGCTTGAGCCCCGTGGCCTGAAGCTGCTGGGCTACATGGAGAACGGCATCCGCCACCTGACCAACAACGTCCGCCCCGTGGCCACTCCGGCCGACATGGACGGCCTCAAGATCCGCGTCATGTCCAACAAGATCTACATCGAGACCATCAAGTCCCTGGGCGGCTCCCCCACGCCCATGGCCTTTGGTGAACTCTACTCCGCCATGCAGCAGGGCACTGTCGACGGACAGGAAAACCCCAGCGCGCACATCTACACCAAGCGCTTCTTCGAAGTTCAGAAGTACGCATCCATGACCGCCCACGCCTATGCCCCGGAACCGGTGCTCATCTCCATGATCACCTGGAGCAAGCTCAGCGACGCCCAAAAGGCCATCATTCAGGAAGCCGCCACCGAGGCCGTCGCCTGGCAGCGTAAACTCTCCACCCAGCAGGACAACGAGTACTGGGACAAGATCAAGGGCACAGGCAAGATCGAGGTCATCGAAGTCGACCGCGCCCCGTTCATGGAAGCCACCCAGCCCGTGTGGAAGGAATTCGCCCCCACTGTCGGGCAGGACAACATCGACAAGGTACTGGCTCTGGGCAAATAG
- a CDS encoding TRAP transporter small permease, with protein MDKLLKGVRSVLYGFSVVAMSIMLLIIFAQVVTRYMFGYTPEWSEELARFLFVWVVFLGSALIMGETGHLAVQFLPDKFKGTRFGTILDIIINACGYVFIILLLTQGWKMTSIMTFQRAPGLDIPMSWVYVIIPVSCVLMLLYLFKETLRIIRDISKSRARQEG; from the coding sequence ATGGACAAGCTCCTCAAGGGCGTGCGCTCGGTACTGTACGGGTTTTCCGTCGTCGCCATGTCGATCATGCTCCTGATCATCTTTGCCCAGGTCGTGACCCGCTACATGTTCGGATACACCCCTGAATGGTCCGAGGAGCTGGCACGTTTCCTCTTCGTCTGGGTCGTTTTCCTGGGCTCGGCGCTGATCATGGGAGAAACCGGACATCTGGCCGTGCAGTTTCTGCCCGACAAGTTCAAGGGCACCCGCTTCGGCACCATTCTGGACATCATCATCAACGCCTGCGGATATGTGTTCATCATCCTGCTCCTGACCCAGGGCTGGAAAATGACCTCCATCATGACCTTCCAGCGCGCCCCGGGCCTCGATATTCCCATGAGCTGGGTCTATGTCATCATCCCTGTCAGCTGCGTGCTCATGCTCCTGTACCTCTTCAAGGAGACCTTGCGCATCATCAGGGACATTTCCAAATCTCGCGCCAGGCAGGAGGGATAG
- a CDS encoding TRAP transporter large permease, producing the protein MEYVLLFVFLGLTALGVPVAFALCLAAATVLHFFMNMPLVMVSQMMYSGIDSFSFMAVPFFMLAGSFMSAGGVTGRLVNFSQALVGSFTGGLAQAVAVSGMFFAAISGSSAATTAALGSTMVNEMEKKGYTREWATGIVAAGGTVGIVIPPSITLVVYGVIADTSIGDLFVGGFLPGLLMGLSMMLVSWYLAKKRGLKPEGTFSSSALWTSFKDSFFALMTPVIIIGGIYGGIFTPTEAAAVAAVYGILVGLFIYKELKFKDFPKIIFQAVIGTTIIMFLVGAANVFGWLLTNLQIPHHVGAFVASLTSSPVLFLLAMNVLLLFIGTMVNASAAVVILTPIFLPVAKSLGIDPLFFGVLMVCNLAIGCITPPVGLDLFVASAITKVPLEKVMKAAVPYLLALLATLLILTLFPIITTILPSLLR; encoded by the coding sequence ATGGAATACGTACTTCTCTTCGTCTTTCTGGGCCTGACCGCCCTTGGCGTGCCCGTGGCCTTTGCCCTGTGTCTGGCCGCAGCCACCGTCCTGCACTTTTTCATGAACATGCCCCTCGTCATGGTTTCCCAGATGATGTACTCGGGCATCGACTCGTTTTCCTTCATGGCCGTACCCTTCTTCATGCTCGCCGGATCGTTCATGTCCGCAGGCGGCGTGACCGGCAGGCTGGTCAACTTCTCCCAGGCTCTGGTCGGCTCCTTCACCGGCGGACTGGCCCAGGCCGTGGCCGTTTCGGGCATGTTCTTCGCCGCCATCTCCGGGTCCTCAGCCGCCACCACCGCCGCGCTGGGTTCGACCATGGTCAACGAGATGGAAAAGAAAGGCTACACGCGCGAGTGGGCCACCGGCATCGTCGCCGCCGGCGGCACCGTGGGCATCGTCATTCCGCCGTCCATCACCCTGGTCGTGTATGGCGTCATCGCCGACACCTCCATCGGCGATCTGTTCGTGGGCGGATTCCTGCCCGGCCTGCTCATGGGCCTGTCCATGATGCTGGTCAGCTGGTATCTGGCCAAAAAACGCGGCCTCAAACCCGAGGGCACGTTCTCCAGCTCGGCGCTGTGGACATCCTTCAAGGATTCCTTTTTCGCCCTCATGACCCCGGTCATCATCATCGGCGGCATCTACGGAGGCATCTTCACCCCGACAGAAGCTGCGGCCGTGGCCGCCGTGTACGGCATTCTGGTCGGCCTGTTCATCTACAAGGAACTCAAATTCAAGGATTTCCCCAAGATCATCTTCCAGGCCGTCATCGGCACGACCATCATCATGTTTCTGGTCGGCGCGGCCAACGTCTTCGGATGGCTTCTGACCAACCTGCAGATTCCCCACCATGTGGGCGCCTTCGTGGCCAGCCTGACCTCATCCCCGGTTCTTTTCCTGCTGGCCATGAACGTGCTGCTGCTGTTCATCGGGACCATGGTCAACGCCTCGGCCGCCGTGGTCATCCTGACTCCCATCTTCCTCCCGGTGGCCAAGAGCCTCGGCATCGACCCGCTCTTCTTCGGCGTGCTCATGGTCTGCAACCTGGCCATCGGCTGCATCACCCCGCCGGTGGGTCTCGACCTCTTCGTGGCCAGCGCCATCACCAAGGTGCCGCTTGAAAAGGTCATGAAGGCCGCCGTGCCCTACCTGCTCGCGCTGCTGGCCACCCTGCTGATTCTGACCCTCTTCCCGATCATCACCACCATCCTGCCCAGCCTGCTGCGCTAG
- a CDS encoding peptidylprolyl isomerase: MRIFVFALILICLFSSTVLADGPKVSLTTNKGIIVIELDEAKAPISARNFLTYVSEGFYDGTVFHRVIKGFMIQGGGMDTAMHQKRGHEPIKNEADNGLKNDKYTVAMARTGEVDSATSQFFINTADNTFLNHGARDFGYAVFGRVVAGKRVVDLIDAVNTGSKGMHGDVPVEPVIIEKAVVMQ, from the coding sequence ATGCGTATTTTTGTTTTTGCCTTGATTCTGATTTGCCTGTTTTCGTCCACCGTTCTCGCGGACGGCCCCAAGGTTTCCCTGACCACGAACAAGGGCATCATCGTCATCGAACTCGACGAAGCCAAGGCCCCGATCTCGGCCAGGAATTTTCTGACCTATGTCAGCGAGGGCTTCTACGATGGCACGGTATTTCACCGCGTCATCAAGGGTTTCATGATCCAGGGCGGCGGCATGGATACGGCCATGCACCAGAAGCGCGGCCATGAACCCATCAAGAACGAGGCCGACAATGGTCTCAAAAACGACAAGTACACGGTCGCCATGGCTCGTACGGGCGAGGTTGATTCCGCTACGTCCCAGTTTTTCATCAATACGGCCGACAACACTTTTTTGAACCACGGCGCCCGTGATTTTGGATACGCCGTGTTTGGCCGGGTTGTTGCGGGCAAACGTGTGGTGGACCTCATCGACGCCGTGAACACGGGCTCCAAGGGCATGCACGGGGATGTCCCGGTCGAGCCTGTCATCATCGAAAAGGCTGTAGTGATGCAGTGA
- the amrA gene encoding AmmeMemoRadiSam system protein A has product MNTFELILTDEEKQFCKDLVVWVIRDHLGLASGPKPALESRTLSEELGAFVTLKREGRLRGCIGNIVGKGPLAATVERMAGAAAFEDPRFSPLTAGELDDLDIEVSVMGPLSPCPDPELIEVGRHGLYIRKSVHSGLLLPQVATEWGWDRETFLDQTCVKAGLPKGTWRKPKTEIWWFEAVIF; this is encoded by the coding sequence ATGAACACATTCGAACTGATTTTGACCGATGAGGAGAAGCAATTCTGCAAGGACCTCGTGGTCTGGGTCATCCGGGATCATCTCGGCCTGGCTTCCGGGCCGAAGCCCGCTCTTGAGTCCAGGACCCTGAGCGAGGAGCTGGGCGCTTTTGTGACCTTGAAGCGTGAGGGCCGACTGCGCGGATGCATCGGCAACATCGTGGGCAAGGGCCCGCTGGCCGCTACCGTCGAGCGCATGGCGGGCGCGGCGGCCTTTGAGGACCCGCGCTTTTCTCCGCTGACGGCAGGGGAGCTCGATGATCTGGATATCGAAGTCTCGGTCATGGGGCCGCTTTCGCCGTGTCCCGACCCGGAACTGATCGAAGTCGGACGGCACGGGCTCTATATCCGCAAATCCGTGCATTCCGGCCTGCTGTTGCCGCAGGTGGCCACGGAGTGGGGCTGGGACCGCGAAACATTTCTGGATCAGACCTGCGTCAAGGCCGGTCTGCCCAAGGGAACCTGGCGCAAACCCAAGACGGAGATCTGGTGGTTTGAAGCCGTCATTTTTTAA